The sequence GGGTGGACACTGCCTGCTTGTCCCGATTTTGGAGCACCCGGAGAGCTTTCCCGGGGGTCGGCGTGCCTGTCCTTGCTGTCACGCTGCTGCTCCCGGCCTTGAGGGCACCTCCTTGAAGGAGGACTTGGGGGTGACACTGTGACGGCAGGTTTAGGGCAGTGCTCTGCTATGGACCCTTGCACCATGGGGTGTCACCAAGCAGCTGTGACCCACAGGCCCGTCCTAGACCGGCATCCCTAAATCCCAGCCCCCGGCTCCCCAGAGCCGTCAGTGCCTCCAGGCTGTGTGGTGACACACTCTGGTGTCACGTATGGTGACACCTTCCAGCTGCAGGACGCGTGTGGTAGCATAGCCAAGGGTGCGGGCCACGTGCGGTGACATGCACTGGCATGCAGGGCAAGTGGTGACATAGCCAAGGGCATGGGATACATGCGGTGACATCTTCCAGGGCATGGGACACGTGCAGGGCGTCTTTCTGCGTGCAGGATCAAACACCCGGCGTCTTTGGATCGAAGCGACGCGGTTTGCTGCACGCCGGGGTCACCATCGCGGTGACGGCCTGGCAGAGCACCGCTTCGGTGGCCCTCCAGCTCCCCGGCCACCTCCCGCCACCCTGCTGCAGGACAATGGGGAGCAGCCCGCGGCAGCGAGCCCACCGTTCCTGGCCCCGCGGAGGTGCCGGCAGGGCGACGGGCGCTGCGCGGGTGCGTGGTCGGTGCCCGTCCGGCGTTTATCCTCTTAGCCCCCCTGTGGGGATCCGGCACTAATTCACCCTTAAACACAGGATTGTCAGGAACTGGGAAGGAAAGAATCGGTGGATTATCCCCCCGGCGCCAGCGTTAAACACGGGGAGCGGCAGCTGCCGGCCGAGGAGAGCCGGGATGGCGTTTTGCCCCGTGTTCCATGGGGGACCCAGCCCCGGGCTTGGCGCCGTCCCCTGGCAAAGGCTGCCGGCAGCCCATCCCCACTCCTCCCCACGCGACGTTTTGTGTCCCTCCCCAAGCCAGCTCCAGGCTGGTTAATGAAATAAACAGCATGAAAGAAATAGGGGGTCCCCCCCGGAAAGCTGAGGGATCGGCAGCGACCGCTCAGCCCCCCGGGATGCACCACGGCACAACAATCCAGGCAGCATTTcccggccccggctgccggcagGTGACCGGAGCAGCTGCGGTGACGTCCCAGAGGTCGGGGATCACACGTTTAAGTGGCCGGACCTCGCAGGAAGAGGTTTTGCAACGAAACGAGCAATAATTTTCCCTGGCTCGATGAGGACAGCGATAATTAAGCTTCTCGCTTGCACGCCGAAGGCTGTTGGACACGGGCCAGCGTGCAAACACTTCCCTGGACCAAAACCACAACTGTGCCCTGTGACCAGCCGCGGGGATGTTTCTGGGACGGCCTTGAAGTCACCCCGGGAATCAAAGACACTGCAGCATCTCGCTACTCACGGCACGTAGCTGCTTTTCTCATCGCTCCTGCTCGCAGCCGAGCCTCGCGCGGCAGATGGGGCTGCCGCAGTTCCAGGACACGGTGGCACTCACGTTGGCCGGAGGATTTTGATGGTCCGGGTGCTGTTGCCTTTACCGAGAGGGATGGTGTCCCACGTGCCGGCCAGATCTAcctgccgccgctgccgggagccgcggggccgcgccAGCGAGGAGCCGTTGATCTGTGCAATAGACGGGGTGGCCCATATGCGATTGTAACGTCCCTTTAGgtggcggggcagggggagatggCTGCTCCCCGGAGAGCGGGGAGGTCGCCTCGCCAACCCACGTCTAGGGGAACTGGTTTACCATGATGGGTTTTAgtatgctaggaaaaaaaaaaatctgaagtttgcAGCCTAACAGCAACAGGGACGGGAATGACAGCATCTTCCGTCGACTGACACAAGTTTAACCAAGTTAAACTCCAGCACGTCGTCTTGGTTTAACTTCAGCGACTCCCACGTGGACCTGGATGAGAGCTTCAGTTTTTTCACCTGTATCATctcacctaaaaaaaaaccctcctctttTCCCTGCAAACCCCCATTTCCTTGATGACCGTTAATAGGACCAAATATAGCAGGGCCAAAATAAAAGGGATGGAAAATgggatttctttcagaaaattgtCTGATGCCGCTGGAGTTGCCCGTCAGAGGACAAGCTATCGGCTGccgaaaagaaaaaaagagaaatacacgCACTCTGTTTTCCTAAGGTgccctttaaaatgaagaaacCATTTGACCCATCTCTAAAGGGAATATCCTTTACGTCTAGCCCTGAAAAGCAGCTGTCAGGTGACGGCAGGGCGGTGGGAATCCCCAGTCCAGccctccccgcggccgggggGGTCCCGTGGGCTGCCCGGCGTGGCTGCGGGCTATGTGCCGGGGGGACAGAGCCGCAGGGCCCCCCCCGGTGACCCTCCCCGGGGGCTGGTCCAGGGAGCGTCTCCTCTCCAATCCCCGGTGCAAATCCAGAGCTTGGGAAGAACGCGAGGGGCATCCCACGGCAGAGAGACAGGAGAAATGTAAAAGCatcttttaatataaatataaatccatctgaggggctgctggagagGACCGTGCCCCGCGAGGGATGCGCAGGGGAGGGGTGGGCTTGGCGGGAACCACGGGCGCCAGTGCCCGGCCAGCGCCGGGGGACCGACCCGGGGCATCGGCCGGGCAccccgcgggcgggcagggctAGAGCCGGGGCACCAGCAGCGGCAGGGCCAGCAGGGCCAGGAGACGGGGGCGCGGGGGGGTGGCTGAGCCCCGCAGCGTGGCCTGGTTGGTCTCGGCGGGCGGCGAGCCGCGGGCGCTGGCCAGGCGTCCCCGGGCGCTGCACAGCTCCTGCAGGTTCCCCTGGAACTGGATCTTGCGGGACTCCTGGCGCAGCGATTCCCAGATGGCGGCTGCTTCCTCGGGGCAGCTCGAGAGCACCTCGCTGGCGCAGGCGTGGAAGTCGTCCCAGGACCTGGGGAGACGGGCTAGGAGTGAGGGGGACCGCTGGTGGCCGGTCACCCGGCCGTCCCAGCAGCTCccacggggacggggacactCACTTGCAGATGGTGTCCAGCTCCTCCGCCTCCTCGCCGCCCTCCTCCCGCTGCCGCCGGACGCTCTGGGCCATGCTGTCCCCCAGGCTGATGAGGCAGCCGGCGAAGCCCTGGTAGATGGTGTCGCACTTCCCCGCCATGCTGATGGGTTCCTGGCTCGCGGCTGCGGGGAACAGGAGAGATGGAGCTGAGCCCCCGTGGACCCCCCCGACAGCCATTGCCCGCCCGGCTCAGGGGCGCATGGGGTGCGGGTGTCACCGGGTGGGGGTGACACCGGGCTCCAAAATGTGGCGAGGGGCTGGCACCCCCATCCGCATCCCACCAGACCCCCGGCATCCTCTCCTCAGGTGCTTGGAGTGAACCTTCGCTCCTGGCCCGGGGGCCCGACATGGCACGATGTGATGACCCCGCAAGCGATGATGCCATTAGCCGCAGGGGAAGAGCAGCGTGCCGGCCGCTACGCCTCGGGCCTCCCAGGCTCTCCCCGGAGCCATCTGTCCCGGCTTTTATCCCCTAACAGCAAAGATTAATTTGTGACtacaacagaataaaaacaaaagcaaaggctcGGCAAGCTGGAGTCCCTGCTCCTACtgcagtgggagggaaggggaataggggaaggggaaagggggaagatgaaggggaaggaaaaggggaaggaaaaggggaaggggaaggaaaagcacaGAAGGAAGAGGCACAAGTGCAACTCTGGCTGCTTCACCCTGGGAAGCCCCAATTCCCTGCTCTGCTCCGCAAGGGATGAACCACCGGGACTGGCCGAACCCCAGTGCCGGCCATGGGATGGTTGGTGACAGGGTGTGTTGGGGACGACCACGAGTGCCATCCACGGCCGGGGGGAAGCCCAAAAAGAGCTGGTGTGTGGCCGGGTCACAGGGAAACGCCAGGCAGTCGGCTCGGCTCTGCCCCGGGTGTCCCGCAGGGCCGGATGGATGTGGGTTCCCTGGGCCATGTCATGGGAGTTGCGAGACTTTCAGAAGTGCCGTGGGTGTGCGCCCGGGAGCTTTCCAAGCTGAGGATGCTAAAAAGGCGTGAGGACAGTCCCCTGCAGGAAGGTGACCCCAGAAACAGTCGAAAGTTGCCCGGTGGCTGCCAAGGAAGCCAGGATGTCTCCAGGGAGCCGTGTGCCGTGCCGCTGGCATCCCATGCCTGTGCCCCTGGAACAAGGCCCTGAGCAAAGTGGCTGTGGCCGAGACTAGTGCCGGGGCGAGCCTGAAAACTCAGCCTGTCACGGAGCACGGCGGGTGTTCGCGACGAGAAACCCCTCCGAGCACATCACTGAGGAAAGTCTCAGATTGATGCCAGCCACGGGGGTCACAAATATCGCAGGTATCGATAGAGAAAGTGGGATCTGTTGCTCCTCTTTCGACCCAGCCGGGCAACAAGCACGTCTCCCACCAGCCCAGGGACACACCGGCTGGTAGGGCCGGCAGATGCCTTCCCTCGGCCGGCTggtccctgccccaggctgggttTTGGCCTCCTGGGCTCCTCTAACGCCCGGCATGAgccctcccctccacccagcTCCCTCGGCAcgaggctgggcagggcaggcaaggaaggagaaacCAGGAGAGCAAATCATCTCTGCTACCCCGTCGCAAAACCATGTGGGAAAAACCTGCCCCCGGCTCCGTCAGGGAGGGAGCCCCAagtgaaaggcagggagggagctcaGGGCGCTGCAGAGCGTCGCTGGCTCCAAGCGAGCGCCGACGCAGCCGTCCTGCTTCTGGGGAAGGGCCGGAATCATCCACCCTCTGAGCCCAAAAACTGTCCCAGGCTTGGCAGTCCCCATCCTCCACCCTCCGTGCAGCGCCGGACCAAGTTAGCCCCCGGGCTCCTGCATCCCTCTCCGGGGCAGGGATGCCACTGGGTACCGCTGCGCCTGGAGCCGGACAGTGTCCTCCCTCGGctctgggaggagagggagagcgTGGAGGTGGCACGCTGGTGCTGGCGAGGCACAGGATCTGCCGGACGACTGTCCCGCAGCGGGCAGGGTGCCCTCCAGGCCCCTGGTgaaggagggcaggcagggaaagccACCAGGAGCGTGGGGTTGGCGGACAGGTCTAGGTTGGGGCACTGCTCCGGGCTGGAGAGCCGGAGCCTGGGGACTGTCCCCGCCTGAGCAGAGGGGCCCCCGGGCAGCGCTGTGAAGCCGCTTTCCTCCTTGCCCGGCACTGCAGGACGGCAGGAGACGAGGCGACGGCGGATCACCAAGCCTCGGGGCAACCGGGCACCCCGCTCCCCGCAGCTAGGGAGGGTACGGCCGGCGCGGGGGCAAGGAAGCCGGAGGCGGCCGGGGGTCCCGCTCCCACCCgccagcctcccccagccccggcagaGACAGCCCGGGGACGTCCGACCCGCAGCCACCGGCGAGCCCCGCACAgcccgggcgcggggcggctgcCGGGTCCCGGCGGCACTCACCGAGGTGCAGGAGCAGCGGGCACACGACGCCCAGCAGCCGCCAGCAGCCGCAGCCCATGGTGcggaccccgccgccgccgccaccgccgtgcgctccgcgctccgccgccggcagccccggccccgccgccccgcccccggccccaccCCCGGAGCTGCGCCCCGCTGCTTGGGCggaggagccccccccccccaccccggggctgGACCCCAGACCCTGCGAgcccgggagggagggagggaggagcagcaggagacgCTTTGGGGGTGGAAAGGGGGAATCGGCGCCTCCTTCCCGCGGAGAGGAGGCCGCCCCCCGGGAAGGGCAGAGCGCTGCGCCCGGCGGGGCTCGCCCAGGAAAGCTCCGGCAGAGCCGCGGGGCGAGATCGGGGAAGAGGAGGGTCGCGCCGGCCCCTCGCCGCCGGCTCCGGCCCGGAGGTTGGCCCTCCAAGCCGTTTCACGTGCTCCAGGGCTGGCTCCAAAGGCCGTGCAGCCTTCCCTCGGCAGCACcaccttttcttgttttttctcaaaaaGTTGTTTATTGAATTGTTCTTAATgttatttccaaaaaaaaaaaaaaaaaaaaaaaaaattcagataaaaagaaaaaccctggtGTAAAATCAAAACTAACATCTGAACCATGGACATGCTCCGATACACAACAGAACCGATGGCCCCCCCCAGGGGCTCtcgcagctgctgctgcctgacaccccccaccaccaccccccagaGCACCTCCTCGGGTCACTCCGGAGGCATACACAGGCACAGCCCCCCTGCCCAAACCTGCCTGCACCAGGTAGGATGGGCTGGGCACCCCACTGCGGTGGCTGGAGTTAatgaacaccaccaccaccacccccccctcCTGCTCGGCTGATGTCCTCCCAGCTACTCACCCCACCAGGGAGGAGGAGTTTGAGTCCTTGACTAAGATACGGGTACTAGTTTCTGGTCACCAAGGAGCACGTGGCCCCGGCGGCCCCCTCACTCGGGGCCCAGCGTGcacctcccttctcctctgctcacGGCAGCAGGCTCCAAGCTAAAGGGGTAAGAAATCCACCGGCTTCTGCTGACTGCGACTTGGACTGCCGGCCAGGCCTCAGGGACGGATGGGCAGGTGGAGAAGAGACTTAATTCTCTCAAAAAGAGGCTATTTAGGAAAATAAGCCAAGTGAGCGTTCAGTGACTATTTGGGACTATACACAGGTGGCGTTTGCCTTAGAGACATCACACACATGTTGATAGGTTTCCTGGCAAGAGCTCTTAACACAAGCCATACGTGGTTAGTAACTACTGGATCTGCTGGGTGGGCTTCCATGGAGCAGCCCACAAGATAAGCCAGGTCCTCCTAGGTCATGCCGGGGGTGACCAGGCCCTGGAGCATGATCATGAGGCGACGGGCAGGCTTGCTCAGCGTGTTGTGGGGTTCCACCTGGAGGAACTGGAAGAGCTTCTGCCGCACCTGGTTCATGACTGACCCCATGTGGTCTCGGGTGATGGGGTCGCTGTGGTCCAGGTGCATCACCGCTTCCTCCAAGTAACTGAAGGAGAGAGACCAGGGTTAGAACCAAACCCAACGTGCGATCCCAATCCGATTCAGTTCATTTTAGCACTGAAGATGCACaattctgctccccccccccgccccaaactcGGCGCAGTACGTTCAGCCATCAGAAAATAAACGTTACCGAGTCCACCTATCCCTTCTTCAACACCTAAGGGCAGCCTATGTATTTTCCAGCCTGCGGTACGTGCAACACAGCCTGCCCGCCTGAACCAAGCAGGCACAACAGCAAGCTGGaactccctgcagagctggcGGTGGCACTTGGCTACAGGCCAGGCCTGGTCGCAGCTCCATAGATATTTTCTTTGATGCCTTTTTAGCATAAGCAGAATTAGTCACTTATCAGACAGTAAAAATCCTCAGCAGTGAGGCCTATTTCGTGTAGGGATATATTTAAGGTCTTCTTCCAATATGTCTAtggaaggggtgggggaagagcAAAAGTTTTACCAACAAGCCGTTCCGAAGTTCAGACGAGCCATAAACTTTCAAACCTCAGCCTGAGAGCAAGGCAACGTGGTCACCGCAAACGGTTTCCACTAACAGACCAGCTTGAACTTGACAGCAGCAACTTTAACTCGGATTACCAGCTCGCCTGTGACTTAGagctctttttcagtttttctagctTGCTTTACGCCTATTGTTAACTGGAGTTAAAAGCTTGATTTAAGTCATTTTTCTATGCAAGCCATGGTTAAAACCTGCAGGTACCTTAACAAGTTAGGTTTTTTAGGACAGATAACAGGGTTTTGACTCACTCAGTAAAAATGTTCATGGCAAGTATCAGCACAGTCACTATGTTGTCACATGAACTTTGCTTAGACCATCCAACAGACATTACTTCCAGtagctcctgctgccacctcccactGAGCCTGCCTGGCAGTCACGACAAGAAACTGCCGACACGGAGACCAGCGACGGGTTAAAAATTGAGAACAGAGCAAAGTTGCTCTGGACATTAAGCTGTCCAGGAAACATGGCACTATCCCTCCTTTTACCTCCACAGCGGAATTGTTCCTTGGTTAAAGGGAGATCGCTGCACAGCCCACGTATACTACTTACAGACTACAGTCCAGGAGGTAACAGGACCTACAGCTGGGTACCCCTTCTACAACTACCTCTGGGCAGCAAAGCTTTCCGTGGCAATGCCTGTATCGTTTTCCAAGTCACTACTGGTTGTTCACGTGCCAGTAACAGGCTACAGAAGCTCCAACCTTCGTCGAAGCACCACCTTCCACTTCCAGGCAGTGAATCTAAAGCCAGAGCCAGGAACAGGTCTGCACAGGTTCAGACCCGGTGCTCTGATCGTACTCACTTCAACTTCAGTTCCGTACGAGTACCCAAATCCGAGGAGAGCTGCTGAATGAGAGAGAGCAGCACCGGCTGGGACAGCGGGCATGGATGCTGTCCGAATACTTGCTGAGTATCCACAGTCTCACAGACATACAGGACCAGGTTGAGATCAGCTGCTGTTAGAGCCTGCAAGGAAGACACAGCTAGAAACGCAGAGGAAACAACAGGCAGGTGAGGGACACAGgacagagcaggaggcagccctCTGCCTCGGGGCAGCTCAATGGCTCGCCAGCCTCCTCTGGAAGAAGTGGTCTCTGCAAACCCTGCTGTACATGCAAGCAGGGCTGTATTTAGGCTCTCAGTCTATGCTCAGAGGACACCTGTGTCTGTTCTAAGCTGAACAGACCCCAaccaggcagaggggagcaggtTACAGTTTGCAGCACGGAGCAGGGCCGTGTCTGCATCCCCTGCCAGCCCACTGGCACGGCACTGCTATTATTCCCAGAGGAGTCTGTCTGCAGCAGATCAAATGGATCTGCCTGAATATTCAAAGACAAAGGCAAGGTCAGGCCCCAGCTGGTAGATCTGCCTGGAGAGGCTTATGAAGCTGTTGCTCTTCGGGGGTGCACCACGTGCCACTGCTGATGGCAAAACACTCCGGCTTACTGGAGCGCTGACGCTGTCCTGACAGGGCACGAGCAGGGAAGAAGGAACTTAACTGTATGAGTTGTGGGATTATGTCCCCAGCTCAAAAAGCCCTTTCCCCCCCCACTCCGTCCCCCAACAAGCAGCGATGCCCACTACCAGGAAGCCTAGGTACCTGCTGGAAAGCTTGGTTGAGTTGTCCCTGCTGAAGCAGCTGAAGGATGTGAGTTTGCTGAGACTGGAAATCCAAGTGAGCAGAGGGGATCGGAGTCCCGGCTGCCGAGCGCATTGCCTGGACGATGCTCGAGGTGACAGCTGCTTGCTGCTCCTTCATAGCCAGGCTCACTTCTCCTTTAATGACTCTCTGCACCTGGGCCAAAATAGACTCCtgcatgctaaaaaaaaaaaaaaaaaccacacaacaaacaGGCATCTCTGAAGATGAAGAGCTGAGGGACAACATCGCATAAAGCTTGTACCAGCGAGAAAGCACAGGCTTGCTGGCTTATTTTAGTGTGGCTACCAAAGGGTTAATACAAATTGTTCTGAGACACAGGCATCCCATCGGAAACACGCTGCGTAAGGCAGCCCTGTGGCCAACAACACGACGTCCGATGCCGGGATTCTCTGCGGGAAAGCGATGTTTCAGGGAACTAAGTCTTTCATTATACAGCGTTTTAAATCTTTAATGTCTCTGGCTTACGAGCAAGGCTACTAAGCTCTGGGTTCCTCCCTGAATGGGCCCAGCTTTCTGTATCAGATCTGTTAGATGCAGTTTCCTAGCCTGCAGATGACACCTTTGGAATGAGAACACACTTCCGCTGCGCCTCTGACTTCACACGAGACCAGTTCACAGCGCAGGCTCCGCTGCTGTGTGTTACACCTTTTCCCCCCCCAAGGGCTGGATCCTCCCCCCTTACAAAGGGTACAAAGCATCAAACCTGCTCTACCACAGGTAGAATAGCAGGACTTCCCTGGGAGCAAGCGCAGCCCGTGCAACGAGACCAGAATTTAGTCTGGCAGCCTTTCTGGCAAGTCTGGTCTGCATCAAAGACCCCGATTGTGCTCTGACATATGTTCTAGCGGCTTAAAATAGACAGGGGCATTCTGCCCTGCAGGTGACCACCGGCCAGTCGTAACGCCTGGCAACCTGCCACCAGCTTCACGGTGCGAACGCGCTGAAGGCACCGCCAGGATCGCATCTTGAAACCAGGATGGCCAAGCACAAATTGCTGCAGAGCAGTTGGGAGGACAGAGTAGCCCGCAGAAACTGTTGGTATGCCTGAGGACACAGAGTAAAGAAGAAAAGCCCTCAAAAGACTAGAAGAACATTTCAGAACAGGAAGGCTAGTCAGAATTCAGTGTGCTTTTGGGCTGCCTTTGGTCCTTCTGTCCTCCAACATGCACACGGGACGCTGTGAAAAGCAGGCCCTGAGCTCCCACACGCAGCAGCGATACATCTGGTTGTTAGAAACCTTCTGTGGTCTTCGTTTTGTGCCCTACAGGGCAACAGTTACACCAGCCCACACGCTTTGTCATACTGTGCACAGAGGCAACAAGCAGCCCTACAGTGACAAATGGCTTGTTCCACAACGAGCAGGGAGAGGTTTTTGTTATGCACATGTATATACCTCCTGCTGACATCTCTCTCCACAAGCCCAGCTGCCAACTTACTTGCTCACGATAATATGCAGCTGATGCTGCACCTCAGCGTGGACGCTGGCTGCGACAGTGGAAGCCAGCTGCTCGGTGGTGCTCTGGAAGGTGCTGATGAGCTGTCGAAGCTGATTCAGCAGCGGGTCCCGGGCCTCCTGTTCTCGTACCTTCTTGTTCTTCAAGTGAGTCTCAAGCTGCTGGATATCTGCAACAACGAGAAAGGAAGACGTTTGTGCCATCGGTACCTGTGGAGATGGTCAGGGCAGAAATCCAGCTGCCAGGCTCTACACGTTCTCCAGCAGAAACGATTACTGAGCCAGTGTATGAGCACAGGGGAGAGAGAACGCGCAAGCCTTGCTTTGGGCTGCGTTACACTAACCTAGAAACCCTGCTTCCAGCCTCCCCATCATGCAGGATTACATGACACAGCAACAAAGCCACCAGTTCTCTTGCGACAGACCTTTACAGGCAGTGTTTGTTCAGGGCAAGATAAAGGTGGGAGCCAGGGTATTTTATTTCATACACAGTGTGAGTTGTGACCTGCATTAGTGATGGAGTTCAATGCCaatgaagaaagaggaggaacatttctgacaaaaaaaaaaaaatcatgtctgcAGAGatcaaaaagctgtattttaaaatattttatgaactgGTCTGATCAAAAGGGAGAAGAATATAAGCTCTATTTTCTTGTAGGAGACTTGTGAGGAAAAGGAAGGgtgcaaaataaacagcagctggAGACACTGCAGATCTATGGACAACAGAAGTCGCTGTGCCAGCACTAGGCAACTTCAGGCCCCCTCAGAAACCAGCTCTGCAGAGTAATACCTGCCTGGCCTCCCAGAAGGCCGAGGAACTGGATCCCAAGCCTGAGAAGAGGAAAGATCTTCTCCAGCGCATCAGTGTACAGTTTTCCTTACTTAAGAatatagctttcttttttccagcctGACCACGTCTGTCTACACTGTTCAGCCACTATCTAACCTCTGATCATCCCTGTACCCTTCTCTAAACCTTCCCCAATTCCACTACCCCTCTGAGATGAGGGCCTAGCTGCAGGACTGCTACCTTCTCCATACATCATCTTCCTGATGTCAGGGTGGTGACTACACCTCACAACAGGTGTAATCCTACAGCTGGGCTTTTCTACTCAATAGATGAAGTCACAGATTCGCAGAATGAGGCCAAGCGTTTTGCCGCATGGGCTACAAAGACCAGAGGTGAATCTCTGTTCTTACAGCACCACCCACAAAAACCGCCTCGGTTCTGGTTCTCTCTCGCCTGCAGATGGGCTAAGGGGTTAAACAGTCACCCGTGAAACTCTGAAAGGCAAAGACGTAAGAAGAAGCCAACTTGTTGTCAGCTACTAATGCAAATACGCTGTGC comes from Aptenodytes patagonicus chromosome 11, bAptPat1.pri.cur, whole genome shotgun sequence and encodes:
- the NRN1L gene encoding neuritin-like protein, encoding MGCGCWRLLGVVCPLLLHLAASQEPISMAGKCDTIYQGFAGCLISLGDSMAQSVRRQREEGGEEAEELDTICKSWDDFHACASEVLSSCPEEAAAIWESLRQESRKIQFQGNLQELCSARGRLASARGSPPAETNQATLRGSATPPRPRLLALLALPLLVPRL